From the Acidimicrobiales bacterium genome, the window CGGTGACAGCCGGGTCCGTGAGCAGCTCGAGCATCCAGTCGGTCTGCTCGCGGACCATGCCGAAACGCACCAGCTCCCGAATCGCCGCCGGCGCGGAGAGTTGGCCGACGACGTGTCCGGTCGCGGGAGCGTCGACGACCACGAGGTCGTAGTTGTTCTCGCGGACCTCGTACGCGAGCTTTCCCATCGTCAGAACCTCGCGCACGCCGGGCGCCGCGGTCGCGACGAAGTCGAAGACCCGGGCCAATGGTCCGATGCGGGTGAGCAGCGGTATGCGCACGAAGATGCGTAGGTACTCCTCGAGCGACTTCTCGGTGTCCATCGCCATCGCGAACAGGCCCGGTTGCACCCGGCGCGGTTCGAAGACGAGCTCACCGACCTCGAGGTAGCTGGCGAGATCGCCCCGGCCGTCGACATCGCACACGAGGGTTCGCCTGCCCTCGGATGCGGCGAGGGTCGCCAAGGCTGCAGCAACGCTGGTCTTTCCGACGCCACCCTTTCCGGTGACCACGAGAAGGCGCCGGTCCAACAGCGGCGTCGGGCTCACCTCAGGCTGAACCGGAATGACGGGTCGGCGGTTCCACCGGGCTCAGGCTGCGCCGAATCCGATCTTCGATGCTCCGTCGTCGATGCGGATCTCGACCCAGCCCACACGTGCCACGGGTACCCCGACCTGACGGCCGCGGCGATCCGTCATCCAGATGAGACCCTCCGGGGACGCGAGCGCCTCGTCGAGTTGGGCGCGAACGTCGTCGGCCTTCGCCTCGTCGGGCATCTCGATGATCAGTTCTTTGCCGGTGTCGGCGGCACCGATACGGACCTCCACGGCGTGACCTCCCAGGTCGTTCAGTTGAGAATCTTGAGTTCGGGGTGATCGCGCCGGGTGGGCGCCAGTTCCTCGTCCACACGCCGGGCGATCTCGGCGAAGATCCCGCCCGCCTCCCCCGAGGGGTCGGTGGCGACGAGCGGGTTTCCGGTGTCGCTCCCCTCACGCAGGGCGGGAACGAGCGGGATCTTGCCCACGAGGGGGACTCCGAGCCGCTCTGCGAGCGTCTGGCCGCCTCCCGCGCCGAAGAGTTCGTAGCGGGTGCCGTCGTCGCCGGTGAACCAGGACATGTTCTCGATCACGCCACGGACCTCGAGGCGCACCTTCTCGGCCATCAGACCCGCCCGCTGCGCCACGCGCTGCGCGGCGGGCTGGGGGGTCGTCACGACGTACACCTCGGCACGGGGAAGGAACTGCGACAGCGACAGTGAAATGTCACCGGTCCCCGGCGGCAGGTCCACGAGCAGGAAGTCCGGATCGTCCCAGTAGACGTCGGTGAGGAACTGCTCGAGCGCCTTGTGAAGCATGGGGCCCCGCCAGATGACCGGCTGGTCGTCGTCGGCGAAGAAACCCATGGAGATGCAGCGCACACCGTGCACCTCGGGCGGCACCAGCATCTCGTCGATCACGACGGGGGGCCGGTCGATCCCGAGCATCCGGGGGATCGAGAATCCCCACACGTCGGCGTCGACGATGGCCACGCTCTTTCCGCGGGCGGCGAGAGCGACGGCGAGGTTCGTCGTGACCGAGGACTTGCCGACACCGCCCTTGCCCGAGGCGATGAGAAGAACCCGCGTGCGGCTCGACGGATCAGCGAAGGGGATCTCACGGCCTTCGGCATGACCGTGGGCATGGCCCGAGCCGGCCGTGGCAGACGGGTCGCCGATGAGCTTCTCGCGCAACTCGGCCCGCTCGGCGTCGGTCATCACCGTGTAGTCCACCGAGACGTTCGTCACGTCGGCGAGACCCGCGACGGCGCCCGAAACCCGGTTGTCGATCTCAGCGCGCATCGGGCAGCCCTCGATGGTGAGAGCGACGCGGATAGCGACGTCGCCGCCGGTGATCTCGATCGAGCGCACCATGCCGAGTTCGACGATCGATCGGTGCAGCTCCGGGTCTTCGACTCCTGCCAGCACGTCGAGTACATCGGCTTCGGTGGGCATGGTCCTCCTCAGCGGGTCCGGGTGGGGGCGCGGTCGGTAGGCTACCTACGTGGATCGGGCGCCGCTCACCCCAACGGAGTTCTCCTCCGCGGTCACTGCGATCACCTCCGCGTTCGGAGATCCGACCCGACGCGACATCTACCTGTTCGCCCACGAGCACCCCGAGGGTGTCACCGCGGGCGCCACGGCCAGCCAGTTCGAACTCCACCCCAACGTGGCCCGCCACCACCTCGACAAGCTCGCCGCCGGCGGGTACCTGG encodes:
- a CDS encoding ArsA-related P-loop ATPase gives rise to the protein MSPTPLLDRRLLVVTGKGGVGKTSVAAALATLAASEGRRTLVCDVDGRGDLASYLEVGELVFEPRRVQPGLFAMAMDTEKSLEEYLRIFVRIPLLTRIGPLARVFDFVATAAPGVREVLTMGKLAYEVRENNYDLVVVDAPATGHVVGQLSAPAAIRELVRFGMVREQTDWMLELLTDPAVTGTVIVATPEEMPVTETLELAERLDDETEVDLAAVVVNRVLPELFGRGEEEIFEELREPAATRLLVGSVGEGVTSVLDAAALAVALRRSRARHLVTLREGLQPGVGVVYLPELFMRVHGRRTTNQLAEALGEELL
- a CDS encoding DUF3107 domain-containing protein, which translates into the protein MEVRIGAADTGKELIIEMPDEAKADDVRAQLDEALASPEGLIWMTDRRGRQVGVPVARVGWVEIRIDDGASKIGFGAA
- a CDS encoding Mrp/NBP35 family ATP-binding protein — its product is MPTEADVLDVLAGVEDPELHRSIVELGMVRSIEITGGDVAIRVALTIEGCPMRAEIDNRVSGAVAGLADVTNVSVDYTVMTDAERAELREKLIGDPSATAGSGHAHGHAEGREIPFADPSSRTRVLLIASGKGGVGKSSVTTNLAVALAARGKSVAIVDADVWGFSIPRMLGIDRPPVVIDEMLVPPEVHGVRCISMGFFADDDQPVIWRGPMLHKALEQFLTDVYWDDPDFLLVDLPPGTGDISLSLSQFLPRAEVYVVTTPQPAAQRVAQRAGLMAEKVRLEVRGVIENMSWFTGDDGTRYELFGAGGGQTLAERLGVPLVGKIPLVPALREGSDTGNPLVATDPSGEAGGIFAEIARRVDEELAPTRRDHPELKILN